The following coding sequences lie in one Rutidosis leptorrhynchoides isolate AG116_Rl617_1_P2 chromosome 4, CSIRO_AGI_Rlap_v1, whole genome shotgun sequence genomic window:
- the LOC139839382 gene encoding 26S proteasome regulatory subunit 7 homolog A-like isoform X2, whose amino-acid sequence MPTDIEDEINDEKNLKPLDEHDIALLKTSGLGPYSINIKEAEKDVKDKPKRINDLCGIKESDTGLAAPSQWVLDEDDIAILKAYGVRSYSISIKKAEKDVKDMA is encoded by the exons ATGCCGACTGACATTGAAGACGAGATCAACGACGAGAAGAACCTTAAACCTCTTGATGAACATGATATTGCTCTTCTCAAGACTTCT GGATTGGGACCTTATTCCATCAACATTAAGGAAGCCGAAAAGGATGTGAAGGACAAGCCCAAAAGGATCAATGATTTATGCGGTATCAAGGAATCGGACACCGGTTTAGCTGCACCTAGCCAGTGGGTGCTTGATGAAGATGATATTGCTATTCTCAAGGCTTAT GGGGTTAGATCTTATTCCATCAGCATCAAGAAAGCGGAAAAGGATGTAAAGGACATGGCCTAA
- the LOC139839382 gene encoding 26S proteasome regulatory subunit 7 homolog A-like isoform X1, which translates to MPTDIEDEINDEKNLKPLDEHDIALLKTSVTNFPGLGPYSINIKEAEKDVKDKPKRINDLCGIKESDTGLAAPSQWVLDEDDIAILKAYGVRSYSISIKKAEKDVKDMA; encoded by the exons ATGCCGACTGACATTGAAGACGAGATCAACGACGAGAAGAACCTTAAACCTCTTGATGAACATGATATTGCTCTTCTCAAGACTTCTGTAACCAATTTTCCA GGATTGGGACCTTATTCCATCAACATTAAGGAAGCCGAAAAGGATGTGAAGGACAAGCCCAAAAGGATCAATGATTTATGCGGTATCAAGGAATCGGACACCGGTTTAGCTGCACCTAGCCAGTGGGTGCTTGATGAAGATGATATTGCTATTCTCAAGGCTTAT GGGGTTAGATCTTATTCCATCAGCATCAAGAAAGCGGAAAAGGATGTAAAGGACATGGCCTAA